The following are encoded in a window of Parambassis ranga chromosome 15, fParRan2.1, whole genome shotgun sequence genomic DNA:
- the LOC114447640 gene encoding multiple inositol polyphosphate phosphatase 1-like, with the protein MLTLAFRSILYYFVSCLFNCVVTQDDSSIPMIGKYFSTKGRYEEVNPYLRDDILAVNRSILQPPSPQCRPIHLTAIIRHGTRYPTAKNIKKMQQLYNLVLHNATGKQSWLREIQTEWKMWYTEDMDGRLVQKGVKDHKHLAVRLSKLFPSLISEEKLRGGLIKFITSSKHRCVNSTLSFKAGLTELWDITDREFEHAVNDTLMRFFERCTRFLQEVGNNSSAVHEVDKFKQRPEMRRVQQKIADRLGVPYSLITHDEAEVALYLCAYEFAIKAVNSPWCQLFDEADAQVMEYASDLREFWKRGYGHDINSKSSCILFHDVFSRLDRAARENKSDQQITEAVTVQIGHADTILPLLTLLGFFSDSDTLTSTNYLTQAQHSFRTSLMMPYAANLLLVLYDCGGDDLRLQPLLNEKPVTFPGLTDQQGSMPLYRDVREHYKDLLNGCDFEAECHLSKKSAKI; encoded by the exons ATGTTGACTCTAGCTTTCAG ATCCATCCTTTATTACTTTGTCTCCTGTTTATTTAATTGTGTGGTGACTCAGGATGATTCAAGTATACCAATGATTGGTAAATATTTCAGCACAAAGGGGAGGTATGAGGAAGTGAACCCGTACCTCAGAGACGACATACTGGCTGTAAACAGATCCATCCTACAGCCTCCATCTCCACAATGTCGACCAATCCACCTGACCGCCATAATACGACACGGCACAAGATACCCGACAGCCAAGAACATCAAGAAGATGCAGCAGCTCTACAACCTCGTCCTGCACAATGCCACAGGTAAACAGAGCTGGCTGCGTGAGATCCAGACTGAGTGGAAGATGTGGTACACCGAGGACATGGACGGCCGCCTCGTTCAGAAAGGTGTGAAGGACCACAAGCATCTGGCTGTCAGGCTGTCAAAGCTGTTCCCCTCACTGATTTCAGAGGAGAAACTTCGAGGTGGACTCATCAAATTCATAACCAGCTCAAAGCACAGATGTGTCAACAGCACGCTGTCCTTCAAGGCGGGACTGACAGAGCTGTGGGACATCACAG aTAGGGAGTTTGAGCATGCAGTGAATGATACTCTCATGAGGTTCTTCGAACGCTGCACCAGGTTCCTGCAAGAAGTTGGTAACAACTCATCAGCTGTGCATGAGGTAGACAAGTTCAAGCAGCGCCCAGAGATGAGGAGGGTCCAGCAGAAGATCGCAGACCGCCTTGGGGTCCCATACAGTCTCATCACACATG ATGAAGCTGAGGTTGCACTCTACTTGTGTGCTTATGAATTTGCAATCAAGGCCGTGAACTCCCCCTGGTGTCAGCTCTTTGATGAGGCCGACGCACAG GTTATGGAGTATGCAAGCGACCTGCGGGAATTCTGGAAAAGAGGCTATGGTCACGACATAAACAGCAAGTCCAGCTGCATCCTCTTTCATGATGTGTTCAGCCGACTGGACCGGGCAGCAAGAGAGAACAA gtcagACCAGCAGATAACTGAAGCTGTGACAGTCCAGATTGGCCATGCAGACACCATTCTGCCCCTGCTTACCCTCTTGGGCTTCTTCAGTGACAGCGACACCCTGACATCAACCAACTACCTCACACAGGCCCAACACTCCTTCCGCACCAGCCTCATGATGCCCTATGCTGCCAACTTACTCCTGGTGCTGTACGACTGTGGGGGAGACGACCTCAGGCTGCAGCCGCTGCTCAATGAGAAGCCTGTGACCTTCCCCGGTCTGACTGATCAGCAGGGCTCCATGCCGCTCTATCGGGATGTCAGAGAGCACTACAAAGACCTGCTCAATGGCTGTGACTTTGAGGCTGAATGCCATCTGTCCAAGAAATCTGCCAAAATTTAG
- the sgms1a gene encoding phosphatidylcholine:ceramide cholinephosphotransferase 1 translates to MKKVVAWSAEDVSNWLSKEGMPEYIDALCQMDGPALLKLTETDFQKPPLSLLSSDAGQQLLERLETLRIETHIEAHKNGHANGHIVRLPNGTTKPQRNGSLAMKDFSMEMIHIPMPTIEATRSSFPVEWGKTGVAFIYAVVCFVTTTVVISVVHERVPPKEHTPPLPDKFFDLFDRVEWAFSICEINGMLLVGLWLIQWILLKYRSIIGRRFFFIVGTLYLYRCITMYITTLPVPGMHFKCSPKLLGNWEAQMRRVMKMIAGGGLSITGSHTMCGDYLYSGHTVMLTLTYLFIKEYSPKRFWWYHWLCWTLSAVGIFCILLAHDHYTVDVVVAYFITTRLFWWYHTMANQQSLKETSQSNPFSRVWWYRLFQYFEENVNGMVPKNYQLPFSWRALQWNRGVKYSRLDSQ, encoded by the exons ATGAAAAAGGTGGTGGCATGGTCAGCAGAGGATGTTTCTAATTGGCTCAGCAAAGAGGGGATGCCAGAATACATAGATGCCCTCTGTCAGATGGATGGCCCTGCTCTGCTCAAGCTCACTGAGACAGATTTCCAGAAGCCTCCCCTCTCATTACTGTCATCTGATGCGGGACAGCAACTGTTGGAGCGACTGGAGACACTACGGATAGAGACCCACATTGAAGCTCATAAAAATGGCCATGCAAATGGGCATATTGTTAGGCTACCTAATGGAACTACCAAGCCCCAGAGAAATGGCTCACTGGCAATGAAGGACTTCAGCATGGAAATGATCCATATCCCCATGCCTACGATAGAAGCCACACGGTCCTCATTCCCTGTCGAGTGGGGAAAGACAGGGGTAGCCTTCATCTATGCGGTGGTGTGCTTTGTCACAACCACTGTTGTCATTTCAGTGGTCCACGAGAGAGTACCGCCAAAGGAGCACACGCCACCACTGCCTGATAAGTTCTTCGACCTATTTGACAGAGTGGAGTGGGCCTTTTCCATCTGTGAGATTAACGGCATGCTACTGGTGGGACTCTGGCTCATACAGTGGATTCTACTCAAGTACAG GTCAATAATTGGCAGGCGGTTCTTTTTCATTGTGGGCACACTCTATCTATACCGCTGTATAACAATGTACATCACTACTCTGCCCGTTCCTGGGATGCACTTTAAATGCTCTCCAAAG cttCTTGGGAACTGGGAGGCTCAAATGAGAAGAGTAATGAAAATGATTGCAGGCGGGGGCCTCTCCATCACAGGTTCCCACACCATGTGTGGAGATTACCTGTATAGTGGCCACACCGTCATGTTAACGCTAACATACCTCTTCATCAAAGAGT attCTCCCAAACGGTTCTGGTGGTACCACTGGCTTTGCTGGACCTTGAGCGCGGTAGGGATTTTTTGCATCCTCCTGGCCCATGACCACTACACTGTAGATGTGGTGGTGGCATATTTTATTACTACACGTCTCTTCTGGTGGTACCACACTATGGCCAACCAGCAG TCGCTGAAGGAGACTTCGCAGAGTAACCCTTTCTCGCGGGTGTGGTGGTATAGACTGTTCCAGTACTTCGAAGAGAATGTGAACGGCATGGTACCCAAGAATTATCAGCTGCCGTTCTCATGGCGAGCATTACAGTGGAATCGTGGGGTGAAATACAGCAGGCTGGACAGCCAGTGA